Proteins encoded by one window of Candidatus Nitrosocosmicus hydrocola:
- a CDS encoding urea transporter → MGIPTYSSGDPLLDFFYILFNGISEVPLLSSPVTGIFILAGVLLASRKAGIMMVAAGLIGAATALLLGADYGLVTFGLFGYNSILTGMAFWSGPFVKANRVTLTISIFGAIITAVAWMAFSHFMGDLFSPDDKGGIANSVAIPGFTSSFIFTTWAMMYASKRYGHDVWPEVPLSAKEDKISGSDNPVQLKPENFKWTPKEFIIATLKGVSQVTFVENWKTGVFWVVGLTLTFELAPLIAGVQDRPWFTNGYTAQWNEYSPLYLAGLMALIGSAIGAALSILMKLPTQETRIGLHGFNQVLVMIALTSFVPLTWQSFFMAVLATVACSVIVMPALQRFFGQWGLPALTGPFVFTAWVWLIAIFGFSNIPAGIGWSRPEG, encoded by the coding sequence ATGGGAATACCAACATATTCGTCGGGAGATCCTCTTCTAGATTTCTTTTATATCTTATTTAATGGAATCTCTGAAGTTCCTTTGTTAAGTTCGCCCGTAACTGGTATATTTATTCTTGCTGGTGTGCTACTGGCATCACGTAAAGCAGGTATAATGATGGTGGCCGCGGGTTTAATTGGAGCGGCAACAGCGTTACTACTCGGTGCAGATTACGGTCTTGTTACATTTGGTTTGTTTGGATACAACTCTATATTAACCGGAATGGCATTTTGGTCTGGTCCATTTGTAAAAGCAAATCGTGTGACACTTACAATTTCGATATTTGGAGCAATTATTACAGCTGTGGCGTGGATGGCATTTTCGCACTTTATGGGAGATTTATTCAGTCCAGATGATAAGGGTGGAATAGCTAACTCAGTAGCTATTCCAGGATTCACATCCTCATTTATATTCACAACTTGGGCTATGATGTATGCAAGTAAGCGTTACGGACACGATGTTTGGCCAGAAGTTCCTCTATCTGCAAAAGAGGACAAAATATCCGGAAGTGATAATCCAGTCCAACTAAAACCCGAAAATTTCAAATGGACACCCAAAGAATTTATTATTGCTACATTAAAGGGTGTGTCTCAGGTTACCTTTGTTGAGAATTGGAAGACAGGAGTGTTTTGGGTTGTTGGACTTACTTTAACATTCGAATTGGCTCCCCTTATCGCTGGTGTTCAAGATAGGCCATGGTTTACAAATGGGTATACAGCACAATGGAATGAATATTCGCCATTGTATCTTGCTGGACTTATGGCGCTTATTGGATCAGCAATAGGTGCTGCGTTGTCGATACTAATGAAGTTGCCTACTCAAGAAACTAGAATAGGTTTGCATGGGTTCAACCAGGTATTAGTAATGATTGCCCTGACTAGTTTTGTACCCCTAACGTGGCAGTCATTCTTTATGGCGGTACTTGCTACTGTTGCTTGTTCTGTAATTGTAATGCCTGCACTTCAGCGGTTCTTTGGACAATGGGGGTTACCCGCACTCACCGGACCATTCGTGTTTACTGCGTGGGTATGGCTAATTGCAATCTTTGGATTTTCCAACATTCCTGCAGGAATAGGATGGTCCAGACCTGAGGGATAG
- a CDS encoding urease subunit gamma has protein sequence MMLAPREIEKMMIWTAAQIAEGRKQKGIKLNYPESIAYIANFVVEGAREGKSVAELMTSARNILKRTDVMEGVPEMIHTVQVEVTFPDGTKLVTVHDPVQ, from the coding sequence ATGATGTTAGCCCCAAGAGAAATTGAAAAGATGATGATATGGACGGCGGCTCAAATCGCCGAGGGAAGAAAACAAAAGGGAATAAAACTTAATTACCCTGAATCAATCGCTTATATAGCCAATTTTGTTGTAGAAGGAGCACGAGAAGGAAAATCGGTAGCAGAATTAATGACATCTGCAAGAAACATTTTAAAAAGAACAGATGTTATGGAAGGAGTACCTGAGATGATACATACTGTACAAGTTGAAGTAACGTTTCCAGACGGAACAAAGCTCGTTACGGTCCACGACCCGGTTCAATAG
- the ureB gene encoding urease subunit beta — translation MIPGEYVLSEGDVLCNENRKTTKVTVKHTGDRPCQIGSHTHFFEINKVLDFPREKAFGYRLNIPAGTSVRFEPGDTKEVELCELGGSKVCFGFNGLTNGSMKSGNIKKSAFEKAKFLGFKGMGSN, via the coding sequence ATGATACCCGGAGAATATGTTTTATCTGAAGGTGACGTATTATGTAATGAAAACAGAAAAACAACCAAGGTTACTGTGAAACATACTGGCGATAGGCCATGTCAAATAGGATCTCATACACACTTTTTTGAAATAAACAAAGTCCTTGATTTTCCAAGAGAAAAAGCATTTGGATATCGACTAAATATTCCAGCCGGAACTTCAGTGAGATTTGAACCAGGTGATACTAAAGAAGTTGAACTTTGTGAATTAGGAGGTTCAAAGGTTTGCTTTGGATTTAATGGATTAACTAATGGAAGCATGAAATCTGGCAATATAAAAAAATCTGCATTTGAAAAGGCCAAGTTCCTTGGTTTTAAAGGAATGGGTAGTAATTAG
- the ureC gene encoding urease subunit alpha has product MVLKLTKKQYTDLFGATKGDKIRLGDTDLLIEIEKDLISHGDECVFGGGKTLRDGLAQTPGVTNAAGALDFVITNAVVLDPVVGIVKGDIGIKDGKIAGIGKAGNPLVMDDVDRNLVVSACTEATAGEHTICTPGHFDTHIHMISPQQYIDGISNGICNMIGGGTGPADGTNATTCTPGTFNISRMLESIEDTPMNWGFLGKGNDSHPSLATQMEQIEAGACGLKDHEDWGTTAAVLDASLRAADLTDVQVAIHTDSINECAYLEDTINAIDGRVVHSYHTEGAGGGHAPDIIAIASEQNVLPSSTNPTRPFTVNTVDEHLDMLMFCHHLNPAVAEDVAFADSRIRAETIAAEDVMHDEGILSMYSSDSQAMGRIGEVVIRAWQTADKMKKMKGKLKDEEGDNDNLRAKRYISKTTINPAITHGVADYLGSLEVGKYADIVMYNTAFFAAKPKMVFKGGFIAWSIMGDPNASLPTPEPVYYRPMFGAMGRAVKKTSFTFMSKKSIELGVPQKLGLEKTTLAVKNCRSIGKKDMMWNDKTPEITVDPETYEVKIDGQIATVDPATELTLAQRYFMA; this is encoded by the coding sequence TTGGTTCTAAAATTAACTAAAAAACAATATACGGACTTATTTGGAGCAACTAAAGGAGACAAAATTCGCTTAGGCGATACTGATCTCTTAATTGAGATTGAGAAAGATTTGATCTCCCATGGTGATGAGTGTGTTTTCGGTGGTGGTAAAACTCTCCGAGATGGATTAGCTCAAACACCAGGTGTTACCAATGCTGCAGGAGCTTTAGACTTTGTTATCACAAATGCCGTCGTCTTGGACCCTGTAGTAGGAATTGTGAAAGGTGACATTGGTATTAAGGACGGTAAAATCGCAGGTATAGGAAAAGCAGGAAATCCATTAGTAATGGATGATGTGGATAGAAATCTTGTAGTATCAGCATGTACTGAAGCTACTGCTGGTGAACACACCATATGTACTCCAGGTCACTTTGATACACACATACACATGATTTCCCCTCAACAATACATAGACGGTATTAGTAATGGTATTTGCAACATGATAGGCGGAGGTACTGGCCCTGCAGATGGTACTAATGCCACTACCTGCACACCAGGTACATTTAACATTAGCAGGATGCTCGAATCAATTGAAGATACCCCCATGAATTGGGGATTCCTTGGAAAAGGTAATGATTCTCATCCTTCTCTTGCAACACAGATGGAACAAATTGAAGCAGGTGCTTGTGGATTAAAAGATCATGAGGACTGGGGGACGACGGCAGCAGTTTTGGATGCATCACTTCGTGCAGCCGATTTAACTGATGTACAAGTTGCAATCCATACTGACTCAATCAATGAATGTGCCTATTTGGAGGATACAATTAATGCAATTGATGGTAGAGTAGTTCATAGTTACCACACAGAAGGAGCGGGTGGTGGTCATGCACCGGATATTATAGCAATAGCTTCAGAGCAAAACGTTTTACCGTCTTCGACCAATCCAACAAGACCATTCACAGTTAACACAGTAGATGAGCATCTTGATATGCTTATGTTTTGTCACCATCTTAATCCAGCAGTTGCAGAAGATGTTGCTTTTGCAGATTCAAGAATCAGAGCAGAGACTATCGCAGCAGAAGATGTAATGCATGATGAAGGTATTCTAAGTATGTATTCATCTGACAGTCAGGCTATGGGTAGAATTGGTGAGGTAGTAATACGTGCATGGCAAACTGCAGATAAAATGAAAAAGATGAAAGGAAAGCTAAAAGATGAAGAGGGAGATAACGATAACTTGAGAGCAAAGCGTTACATTTCAAAAACTACAATTAACCCTGCCATTACACATGGTGTCGCTGATTATCTAGGATCACTTGAGGTAGGAAAATATGCTGATATTGTTATGTATAATACCGCATTCTTTGCCGCAAAACCAAAGATGGTCTTTAAAGGCGGGTTTATCGCATGGTCCATAATGGGAGATCCAAATGCTTCTCTGCCAACACCAGAACCCGTTTATTATAGACCGATGTTTGGTGCCATGGGACGCGCTGTAAAGAAGACTTCATTTACTTTCATGTCAAAGAAATCAATCGAACTTGGAGTACCTCAAAAATTAGGATTAGAGAAGACCACTCTAGCAGTAAAGAATTGTAGAAGCATAGGAAAGAAAGATATGATGTGGAACGATAAAACACCAGAGATTACGGTCGATCCTGAGACATATGAGGTTAAGATAGATGGACAAATCGCAACCGTAGATCCCGCAACGGAGTTAACTTTAGCTCAGAGATACTTTATGGCCTAG